One Obesumbacterium proteus DNA window includes the following coding sequences:
- the tamB gene encoding autotransporter assembly complex protein TamB, whose amino-acid sequence MRRVIKFSLIFLLVLVLLVVGLIGTVISTPGLHFVINSAARWVPGLDIAGVTGGWRNLTLTGVSYQMPGVKVKAGEFHLAVDIGCLKKSELCLNALTANQIDVAINTQELAPSEPTPETTSEPLTELKAPYPVAIRLLRINNVHVTVDDTAISLEEFRTGAEWRDRGLTLLPTNIKSLLVALPKTPATPVQDQVVAVAVKDKPVTQAAMDAAADSAKQAASDAAEHVVKQVAKPEQAKAEAQKDAQAEAEKAAIEKPLGEVLAELFAKPLLPDLPELRLPLDLTVKRISGEQLRITGDSDIVVNSLLVRAVTKDSALRLHTLEVRSPQGNVSMHGQATLSDQWPMDFRLNADLNVDPVKGEKLKLGIKGDLRDVLTLDANLSGPVKATLAAETQLATAGLPLALTLESPGVQWPLVGTPEYQAKNIRLRLNGSGKAYALSLRTDVSGNEIPAAKITLDGKGTDQQFNLTRLRVAALQGNTDLSALVDWSKAISWKSKLTLDGINTAKQWPEWPAKLNGNIETQGSLYGGNWQLRVPVLQLDGNVKQNQVDVRGNLTGNQAGQWKIPQMHIGLGRNKIDITGELSDKWALDAVIDAPRLDGNLPGLAGTAKGTLKLRGNLKAPQVLADLTASGLQWQTLTINRVKLDGDVRSGEQIEGNLNARVEQLKQDDFLISLLTLDAKGSEKQHQLQLKINGDPLSGQLALKGSFDRATERWQGTLNDTRFDTPVGEWRLTRPIALDYLNQQQKISVGPHCWLNPNAEVCVPKTIEAGASGNASVVLNRFDLAMIKPFLGPDTALNGVFTGRADVSWKEGQALPEAKVSLIGKGVKVQQAVQGNQLPIAFDTLNLNAALNHGRAQLDWLIRIAGNGQLDGNVQIADPQGRRNLSGNVNIKSISLAMLNPALMSGEKAQGMLNAALRLGGNAQQPQIFGRMALDKVDIDGQFMPFDITDGNLAVNFAGMSSALQGVIKTSRGQLNLTGNADWRVIDAWRAQIAVKGDRVRVTVPPMVRLDVSPDIVFEATPKMFALNGSVGIPWARITVQELPESAVSVSSDEVMLNNQRQPITPASASIPINSNLNIHIGPNVRLDAFGLKAKLQGDLKMVQDEHGLGLNGQVNIPEGRFAAYGQDLLIRKGELIFSGPPEQPLLNIEAIRNPDATEDDVTAGVRVTGLADQPKLEVFSDPAMSQQMALSYLLRGQGLESSGTDSNAMTSMLIGMGVAQSGKLVGKIGETFGVSNLSLDAQGVGDSSQVVVSGYVLPGLQVKYGVGIFDSLATLTLRYRLMPKLYLEAVSGLDQALDLLYQFEFE is encoded by the coding sequence ATGAGACGTGTAATCAAATTCAGCCTGATCTTTTTGCTGGTGCTCGTATTGCTGGTGGTTGGTCTAATTGGCACCGTAATCAGTACGCCGGGGCTTCATTTTGTTATCAACAGCGCGGCGCGTTGGGTGCCGGGCCTCGATATCGCGGGCGTAACCGGCGGGTGGCGTAATCTAACGTTAACCGGCGTTTCTTACCAAATGCCCGGTGTGAAAGTGAAAGCTGGTGAGTTTCATCTGGCAGTTGATATCGGCTGCTTGAAAAAAAGCGAACTGTGCCTGAATGCTCTAACGGCCAATCAGATTGACGTTGCTATTAACACGCAAGAGTTGGCACCTTCTGAGCCTACGCCAGAAACCACCAGTGAACCGCTGACCGAGCTGAAAGCGCCTTATCCCGTGGCGATCCGTTTGCTGCGTATCAATAACGTTCACGTCACGGTCGATGACACCGCTATTTCTTTGGAAGAGTTTCGAACCGGTGCTGAATGGCGAGATCGCGGCTTAACGCTGTTGCCAACCAACATTAAGTCTCTGCTGGTGGCATTGCCGAAAACGCCTGCAACGCCGGTTCAGGATCAGGTGGTTGCGGTTGCTGTTAAAGATAAGCCGGTGACTCAGGCAGCGATGGATGCCGCAGCCGATAGCGCCAAGCAGGCAGCTTCCGATGCCGCGGAGCACGTGGTGAAGCAGGTTGCCAAGCCTGAGCAGGCAAAGGCCGAAGCGCAGAAAGATGCACAGGCTGAGGCGGAAAAAGCAGCGATTGAGAAGCCATTAGGTGAAGTACTGGCTGAGCTGTTTGCTAAACCATTGCTGCCTGATTTGCCAGAACTGCGTTTGCCACTGGATCTGACCGTTAAGCGGATTTCTGGTGAGCAATTACGTATCACCGGCGACAGCGATATTGTGGTGAATTCGTTGCTGGTGAGGGCAGTGACTAAAGATAGCGCGCTGCGTTTGCATACGCTGGAGGTTCGTTCGCCGCAGGGTAACGTATCCATGCATGGTCAGGCGACGCTGAGCGATCAGTGGCCGATGGATTTCCGCCTGAATGCAGATTTGAACGTTGATCCGGTTAAAGGCGAAAAATTGAAGCTCGGTATCAAAGGCGATCTGCGCGATGTATTAACGCTGGATGCTAATTTATCCGGCCCGGTAAAAGCGACGTTAGCGGCAGAAACCCAATTAGCCACGGCGGGCTTACCACTGGCTTTGACGCTGGAAAGCCCAGGCGTGCAGTGGCCTTTGGTGGGGACGCCAGAGTATCAAGCGAAAAATATTCGCCTGCGCTTGAACGGTAGTGGTAAGGCCTATGCGCTGTCATTGCGAACCGATGTTAGCGGCAATGAAATTCCAGCAGCCAAAATTACCCTTGATGGTAAAGGGACCGACCAACAATTTAATTTAACTCGTTTGCGTGTCGCTGCTTTGCAGGGGAATACCGATCTTTCAGCCTTGGTTGATTGGAGCAAAGCCATCAGTTGGAAGAGTAAGCTCACGCTTGATGGTATCAATACGGCGAAACAGTGGCCTGAATGGCCGGCTAAGCTGAACGGCAATATTGAAACGCAGGGCAGTTTATACGGTGGAAACTGGCAGCTACGTGTTCCGGTGCTTCAGCTCGATGGTAACGTGAAGCAAAATCAGGTTGATGTGCGTGGGAATCTGACGGGCAATCAGGCGGGTCAGTGGAAAATTCCACAGATGCATATTGGCCTAGGCCGCAACAAGATTGATATCACCGGCGAGCTCTCTGATAAGTGGGCGCTGGATGCCGTTATTGATGCGCCTCGCCTTGATGGTAATCTGCCGGGTTTAGCGGGCACGGCGAAAGGCACGTTGAAACTGCGTGGCAATCTAAAAGCGCCGCAGGTATTGGCCGATCTCACGGCGTCTGGTTTGCAGTGGCAGACGCTAACCATCAATCGAGTGAAGCTGGACGGCGATGTTCGTTCTGGCGAGCAGATTGAAGGCAATCTGAACGCGCGCGTTGAGCAACTGAAACAGGATGATTTCCTGATAAGCCTATTAACGCTGGATGCCAAAGGCAGTGAGAAACAGCATCAGCTGCAGCTGAAAATCAATGGCGATCCGCTTTCTGGTCAGTTAGCGCTGAAAGGCAGTTTTGATCGCGCCACTGAGCGCTGGCAGGGGACTTTAAACGATACGCGCTTTGATACTCCGGTTGGCGAGTGGCGCTTAACCCGACCTATCGCGCTCGATTATCTTAATCAGCAGCAGAAGATTAGCGTTGGCCCACATTGCTGGTTAAACCCGAACGCTGAGGTTTGTGTTCCGAAAACGATTGAAGCAGGCGCGAGCGGCAACGCCAGCGTGGTATTAAACCGCTTCGATTTAGCCATGATTAAGCCGTTCTTGGGGCCAGATACCGCATTGAACGGGGTATTTACCGGGCGAGCGGACGTGAGCTGGAAGGAAGGTCAGGCGCTGCCGGAGGCGAAAGTTTCGCTTATTGGCAAAGGCGTTAAGGTGCAGCAGGCCGTTCAGGGGAATCAGCTACCTATTGCCTTTGACACGTTAAACCTGAACGCAGCGCTGAATCATGGTCGTGCTCAGCTTGATTGGCTGATACGAATTGCTGGCAATGGCCAGCTCGATGGAAACGTTCAGATTGCCGATCCTCAAGGACGCAGAAATCTGTCGGGTAACGTGAACATCAAGAGCATCTCGCTGGCGATGTTGAATCCTGCGCTGATGTCTGGAGAAAAAGCGCAGGGGATGTTGAATGCGGCGTTACGCTTAGGTGGTAACGCTCAGCAGCCGCAGATCTTCGGACGTATGGCGCTAGATAAAGTAGATATCGATGGGCAGTTTATGCCATTTGATATCACTGACGGCAATCTAGCGGTTAACTTTGCGGGGATGAGTTCGGCGCTGCAAGGGGTGATCAAAACCTCGCGTGGGCAACTTAATCTGACGGGTAATGCGGATTGGCGTGTGATTGATGCATGGCGAGCGCAGATTGCAGTGAAAGGAGATCGCGTTCGCGTAACTGTTCCGCCGATGGTGCGTTTGGATGTGTCACCGGATATTGTGTTTGAAGCGACGCCGAAGATGTTTGCTTTAAACGGCTCGGTGGGTATTCCTTGGGCGCGAATTACGGTGCAGGAACTGCCTGAAAGCGCGGTGTCGGTATCGTCGGATGAGGTGATGCTGAATAACCAGCGTCAGCCGATAACGCCTGCGTCGGCGTCGATTCCGATTAACAGTAATTTGAATATTCACATTGGCCCTAACGTTCGCTTGGATGCATTCGGTCTGAAAGCGAAATTGCAGGGCGATCTGAAGATGGTTCAAGACGAACATGGTCTTGGCTTAAATGGTCAGGTGAATATTCCTGAAGGTCGTTTTGCCGCGTATGGACAAGATTTGTTGATCCGCAAAGGTGAACTGATCTTCTCTGGGCCACCAGAGCAGCCATTGCTGAATATTGAGGCAATTCGTAACCCTGACGCCACGGAAGATGACGTAACTGCCGGGGTACGTGTAACAGGACTTGCTGATCAGCCGAAACTAGAAGTATTCTCAGATCCTGCCATGTCACAGCAGATGGCGCTGTCTTATTTGCTGCGTGGGCAAGGATTAGAAAGTTCGGGAACGGACAGTAATGCCATGACATCAATGCTGATCGGCATGGGTGTGGCGCAAAGTGGTAAGCTGGTGGGTAAAATCGGCGAAACCTTTGGCGTGAGTAATTTATCTC
- the tamA gene encoding autotransporter assembly complex protein TamA: MPRFRLFGFICLFLASPLANAAQVRLKVEGLSGSLEQNVRASLSTIENDEVSNDGRFRARVDESIRRGLKALGYYQPTIEFDYQDKKPPERPLLIAKVKAGEPVLIAGVDVKILGQAKDDSAYKELLKTGEPKIGTVLNHGTYDSFKNSLTSIAVRRGYFDATMPVHQLGVIEDERKAFWDIDFDSGKRYRFGDVTFEGSQIREEYLQHLVPFKQGEYYTSEQLAEFSRRLSATNWFNSVVVSPDFKQATADKELPLDAVVSPKVRNTVELGGGYATDVGPRVQATWKRPWVNSYGHSFETSLNLSAPEQTADFSYKIPLLKNPIEQYYLLQGGFKRTDLNDTEEDTTTLNVARYWDLSSGWQRSVNLRWSLNHFTQGEVSNDTMLLYPGIMLNRTRSRGGLMPVWGDSQRYSFDVSDTTWGSDVDFAVVQAQQVWIRTLAEKHRFVVRGNVGWIETNNFEKVPPNLRFFAGGDRSIRGYKYKSISPEDSSGKLTGASKLATGSLEYQYNVTGKWWGATFVDSGEAVNDIKRSNFYTGAGVGVRWESPVGPIKLDFAVPVGDKDNHDLQFYIGLGPEL, encoded by the coding sequence GTGCCACGATTTCGTCTCTTTGGCTTTATATGCCTCTTTTTGGCATCCCCATTGGCCAATGCAGCGCAAGTTCGCTTAAAAGTTGAAGGTTTAAGCGGGTCGCTCGAACAGAACGTACGAGCCAGTCTTTCCACCATCGAAAATGATGAAGTCAGCAACGATGGCCGTTTTCGCGCCCGAGTTGATGAGTCTATTCGGCGGGGGCTGAAAGCGCTCGGCTATTATCAGCCAACCATTGAATTTGATTATCAAGATAAAAAACCGCCTGAAAGACCCTTGCTGATTGCGAAGGTGAAGGCCGGTGAACCCGTATTGATTGCGGGCGTTGACGTGAAAATTTTAGGGCAGGCTAAAGATGATTCTGCCTATAAAGAACTGCTAAAAACCGGTGAGCCTAAAATTGGCACTGTGCTTAACCATGGCACTTACGATAGTTTCAAGAACTCCCTAACGTCTATTGCGGTGCGCAGAGGCTACTTCGACGCCACGATGCCGGTGCATCAGCTTGGTGTTATCGAGGATGAGCGCAAAGCATTTTGGGATATCGATTTCGATAGCGGCAAACGCTACCGCTTTGGCGATGTGACTTTTGAAGGTTCGCAGATCCGAGAAGAGTATTTGCAGCACTTGGTGCCTTTCAAACAGGGTGAATATTACACTTCTGAGCAGTTGGCTGAATTCAGCCGTCGTCTATCCGCTACCAACTGGTTCAACTCGGTAGTGGTATCGCCTGATTTTAAACAGGCAACCGCCGATAAAGAGCTGCCGCTAGACGCGGTGGTTTCTCCTAAAGTGCGTAATACCGTTGAGCTTGGCGGTGGCTATGCTACCGACGTGGGGCCGCGCGTACAGGCGACGTGGAAACGTCCTTGGGTTAACTCGTATGGGCACAGTTTCGAAACCTCGCTTAACCTTTCTGCACCAGAACAAACCGCAGATTTCAGCTACAAAATTCCGCTGCTAAAGAACCCGATTGAGCAATATTACCTATTGCAGGGCGGTTTTAAGCGTACCGATCTCAATGATACCGAAGAAGATACCACCACGCTGAACGTGGCGAGATATTGGGATCTGTCGAGTGGCTGGCAGCGTTCGGTTAACCTGCGTTGGAGCCTTAACCACTTTACGCAGGGTGAAGTGTCGAACGACACCATGCTGTTGTATCCGGGGATTATGCTGAACCGCACCCGCTCTCGCGGTGGGCTCATGCCGGTATGGGGTGATAGCCAGCGCTATTCATTTGATGTATCCGATACCACGTGGGGCTCTGACGTTGACTTCGCCGTAGTGCAGGCTCAGCAAGTGTGGATCCGCACGTTAGCCGAAAAACATCGCTTTGTGGTACGCGGAAACGTGGGATGGATTGAAACCAATAACTTCGAGAAAGTGCCGCCAAACCTGCGTTTCTTCGCCGGTGGTGACCGCAGTATTCGTGGATATAAATACAAATCAATTTCACCGGAAGATAGCTCCGGCAAGTTAACCGGTGCTTCCAAACTCGCTACGGGTTCATTGGAATATCAATATAACGTCACTGGAAAGTGGTGGGGTGCCACCTTTGTGGACTCTGGTGAAGCGGTGAACGATATCAAACGCAGTAATTTTTATACCGGCGCGGGTGTTGGCGTGCGCTGGGAATCACCGGTTGGGCCAATCAAGCTCGATTTTGCGGTACCGGTTGGTGATAAAGATAACCATGATTTGCAGTTTTACATCGGATTGGGGCCTGAACTATGA
- the msrA gene encoding peptide-methionine (S)-S-oxide reductase MsrA has translation MQPLTAEHALPGRNTPMPIAKTHAVNGNSMTEVPEGMETAIFAMGCFWGVERLFWQQPGIYSTAAGYSGGFTPNPTYREVCSGQTGHAEAVRIVFDPKIISYAKLLELFWENHDPAQGDRQGNDIGSQYRSAIYVLTPQQQAEALTSETRFQKAMKEVNDSREITTEISAAKPFYYAEDEHQQYLYKNPHGYCGLGGIGVCLPPQL, from the coding sequence ATTCAACCACTTACGGCAGAGCACGCGCTTCCTGGCCGCAATACCCCTATGCCTATTGCTAAAACACACGCGGTGAACGGAAATTCTATGACCGAGGTTCCAGAAGGAATGGAAACCGCCATTTTCGCTATGGGATGCTTCTGGGGCGTAGAACGTTTGTTCTGGCAGCAGCCGGGGATTTACAGTACGGCGGCTGGATATAGCGGCGGATTCACACCCAATCCAACCTATCGCGAAGTATGTTCTGGCCAAACGGGTCACGCGGAAGCCGTGCGCATCGTGTTTGATCCAAAAATCATCAGCTATGCAAAATTGCTTGAGCTGTTTTGGGAAAATCACGATCCCGCTCAGGGCGATCGTCAGGGAAATGACATTGGCAGCCAATACCGTTCTGCTATCTACGTGCTTACACCGCAACAGCAGGCTGAAGCGCTGACCAGCGAAACTCGCTTTCAGAAAGCGATGAAAGAAGTCAACGACTCGCGCGAAATCACCACCGAAATTAGCGCGGCCAAACCGTTCTACTATGCAGAAGATGAGCACCAACAATATCTGTATAAAAACCCGCATGGCTACTGCGGCCTGGGCGGCATTGGGGTATGCCTGCCGCCACAGCTTTAA
- a CDS encoding hemolysin family protein encodes MLNSILLILILIAISAFFSISEISLAASRKMKLKTMADEGDINASRVIALQEQPGYFFTVVQIGLNAVAILGGIVGDAAFSPTFRILFDRFMAPEISEQVSFICSFVLVTSCFILFADLTPKRIGMIAPETVAVRIVNPMRFCLLVFRPLVWFFNGLANMIFRLFKLPMVRKDDITSDDIYAVVEAGALAGVLRKQEHEIIENVFELESRTVPSSMTPRESIIYFDLSESEESIKEKVSTHPHSKFLVCDGAIDHVVGYVDSKDLLNRVLGNQSLVLSSGVQIRNVLIIPDTLTLSEGLESFKTAGEDFAIILNEYALVMGIITLNDVMTTLMGDLVGQGQEEQIIARDENSWLVEGVTPIDDVMRVLDIEEFPQNSNYETIGGFMMYMLRKIPKRTDYVKYAGYKFEVVDIDSYKIDQLLVTRLAERPAPIIPDAAGDLEKAKEANT; translated from the coding sequence ATGTTAAACAGTATTTTACTGATCCTGATATTGATCGCGATAAGCGCCTTTTTTTCCATCTCGGAAATTTCACTGGCTGCCTCTCGCAAAATGAAATTGAAAACAATGGCTGATGAAGGCGATATCAACGCTTCTCGTGTCATTGCACTCCAAGAACAGCCTGGTTACTTCTTTACCGTGGTACAAATTGGGCTAAATGCCGTCGCTATCCTCGGTGGTATCGTCGGTGACGCCGCATTTTCTCCAACCTTCCGGATTCTGTTTGACCGCTTTATGGCACCAGAAATCTCCGAGCAGGTCAGCTTTATTTGCTCATTCGTGTTGGTTACCAGCTGCTTTATTTTGTTTGCCGACCTCACACCGAAACGCATCGGTATGATCGCCCCTGAAACGGTCGCCGTTCGGATCGTCAACCCGATGCGCTTCTGCCTGTTGGTATTCAGACCTTTGGTATGGTTCTTCAACGGCCTTGCCAACATGATCTTCCGCTTATTTAAGCTGCCAATGGTACGTAAAGACGATATTACGTCTGATGATATCTATGCCGTCGTTGAAGCCGGTGCACTCGCGGGCGTACTGCGTAAGCAAGAGCACGAGATCATCGAGAACGTATTTGAGTTGGAATCTCGCACGGTTCCTTCTTCTATGACGCCGCGTGAAAGCATCATCTACTTCGATTTGAGCGAAAGCGAAGAAAGCATCAAAGAAAAAGTCTCTACTCATCCGCACTCTAAGTTTTTAGTTTGTGATGGGGCAATCGATCACGTGGTGGGCTACGTTGACTCCAAAGATTTGCTGAACCGCGTATTGGGCAATCAAAGCCTCGTGCTCAGCAGCGGCGTGCAAATTCGCAACGTGTTAATCATTCCTGATACGCTGACGTTATCTGAAGGGTTGGAGAGTTTTAAAACCGCCGGTGAAGACTTCGCTATTATTCTGAACGAATATGCGTTGGTGATGGGTATCATCACGCTTAACGACGTAATGACCACGCTGATGGGCGATCTGGTTGGTCAAGGCCAAGAAGAGCAGATCATCGCTCGCGATGAAAACTCGTGGCTGGTTGAAGGCGTTACGCCAATTGATGATGTGATGCGCGTGCTGGATATCGAAGAGTTTCCGCAGAACAGCAACTATGAAACCATCGGCGGCTTCATGATGTATATGCTGCGCAAAATTCCAAAACGCACCGACTACGTCAAATACGCGGGTTATAAGTTTGAAGTTGTTGATATCGACAGCTACAAAATTGATCAGCTGCTAGTAACTCGCTTGGCTGAACGTCCAGCGCCGATCATTCCCGATGCGGCTGGCGATTTAGAAAAAGCAAAAGAAGCAAATACCTAA
- a CDS encoding DUF1107 domain-containing protein codes for MKIFQRYNPLLVAKYVKTLFRGRLYIKDVGAFEFDMGKVLPPKVRDKRHLSAMSEINRQVTRLQAEMA; via the coding sequence ATGAAAATCTTCCAACGCTACAATCCGCTTCTTGTCGCCAAGTATGTAAAAACCCTGTTTCGTGGACGGTTATATATCAAGGATGTCGGCGCTTTCGAGTTCGACATGGGGAAGGTTCTTCCCCCGAAAGTGCGAGACAAACGCCACCTCAGCGCGATGTCTGAGATCAATCGTCAAGTCACACGACTGCAGGCCGAAATGGCATAG
- a CDS encoding YtfJ family protein — protein sequence MKLQKHYLLPLLLLSMSVSAHNFQQDQRVAPVGISDRGELNYQNNEFSYKNWNSAQLGGKVRVIQHIAGRTSAKDMNDPLIEAIKKAGLPHDRYQTTTIVNTDDAIIGTGPFVRSSIESSKKEFPWSQFIVDDKGAAKKAWDLQPKGSAIVVLDKQGNVKFAKDGALTPQEVQQVIGLLHQLLGS from the coding sequence ATGAAACTACAAAAACACTACTTACTTCCGTTGCTGCTGCTATCGATGTCAGTTTCGGCACATAATTTTCAGCAAGACCAGCGCGTCGCGCCCGTGGGTATCAGCGACCGTGGAGAGCTGAACTATCAGAATAATGAGTTTAGCTACAAAAACTGGAACAGTGCCCAGTTGGGAGGAAAAGTACGAGTCATTCAGCATATCGCTGGACGTACTTCTGCCAAGGACATGAACGATCCATTAATTGAAGCCATCAAGAAAGCTGGTTTGCCGCACGACAGATATCAAACCACCACCATCGTGAATACTGATGACGCGATTATTGGAACAGGGCCATTCGTTCGCAGCAGTATTGAAAGCAGCAAGAAGGAGTTTCCGTGGTCGCAATTTATCGTTGACGATAAAGGTGCTGCGAAAAAAGCATGGGACTTACAGCCAAAAGGATCGGCGATTGTCGTTCTGGATAAACAAGGCAACGTAAAATTTGCGAAAGATGGCGCGCTGACGCCGCAGGAAGTACAGCAGGTTATCGGCCTGCTGCATCAGCTGTTAGGTTCTTAA
- the cysQ gene encoding 3'(2'),5'-bisphosphate nucleotidase CysQ, producing MLEQISRLAREAGEAIMVVYQDDKPLNVEHKSDDSPVTAADLAAHRVIRDGLAKLTPEIPLLSEEDPPSWAIRQHWQRYWLVDPLDGTKEFISRNGEFTVNIALIENGAPVMGVVYAPVNDALYCAERGKAWKEENGVREQIHVSNANPPLVVVSRSHADDELRDYLAQLGEHQTVAVGSSLKFCLVAEGKAQLYPRFGPTNVWDTAAGHAVALAAGAQIRDWQGKTLDYTPAESFLNPGFRVSLF from the coding sequence ATGTTAGAACAAATTTCCCGACTGGCGCGTGAGGCCGGAGAGGCAATAATGGTCGTCTATCAAGACGATAAACCTCTTAACGTAGAGCATAAATCTGATGACTCTCCAGTCACTGCGGCAGATCTGGCGGCGCATCGTGTGATCCGCGATGGCTTGGCGAAACTGACGCCTGAGATCCCTTTGCTGTCTGAAGAAGATCCGCCATCGTGGGCGATCCGCCAACATTGGCAACGCTATTGGCTGGTGGATCCGTTAGATGGCACCAAGGAGTTTATTAGCCGCAACGGTGAGTTCACGGTCAATATCGCCCTGATCGAAAACGGCGCCCCTGTGATGGGCGTGGTTTATGCGCCGGTTAACGATGCTTTGTATTGTGCGGAGCGCGGTAAAGCTTGGAAAGAAGAGAATGGTGTGCGCGAGCAAATCCACGTCAGCAATGCTAATCCACCGCTGGTAGTCGTAAGCCGTTCCCATGCCGATGACGAGTTGAGAGATTATTTGGCTCAGTTGGGTGAGCATCAAACGGTTGCCGTAGGTTCTTCGCTGAAATTCTGTTTAGTCGCAGAGGGGAAAGCTCAACTTTATCCACGCTTCGGGCCAACTAACGTTTGGGATACGGCGGCGGGGCATGCGGTTGCGCTTGCTGCTGGTGCGCAGATCCGCGATTGGCAGGGGAAAACGCTGGATTATACCCCGGCAGAATCCTTCCTGAATCCGGGGTTCCGTGTTTCTCTCTTTTAG